A single genomic interval of Saccharothrix saharensis harbors:
- the carB gene encoding carbamoyl-phosphate synthase large subunit yields MPKRTDLKHVLVIGSGPIVIGQACEFDYSGTQACRVLREEGLRVSLVNSNPATIMTDPEFADATYVEPITPEFVEKVIAAERPDAILATLGGQTALNTAIALHERGVLEKYDVELIGADIDAIQRGEDRQIFKDLVRRIGGDVPRSAVCKTMDDVRATVAELGLPVVIRPSFTMGGLGSGMAHTPEELERLAASGLAESPVTEVLIEESVLGWKEYELELMRDRNDNVVVVCSIENIDPMGVHTGDSVTVAPAMTLTDREFQHMRDVGIAVIREVGVDTGGCNIQFAINPENGRMVVIEMNPRVSRSSALASKATGFPIAKIAAKLAIGYTLDEIRNDITGETPASFEPTLDYVVVKIPRFAFEKFPGADRTLTTTMKSVGEAMSIGRSFIEAMGKALRSMETKAAGFWTTPDPDETLESTLDALRTGHDGRLYTVDRALRLGATIEQVHEASRIDPWFLEQLAWLVELRREIETAPVLDERLLRKAKRAGLSDRQVAALRPELAGEDGVRALRHRLGVRPVFKTVDTCAAEFAARTPYHYSAYELDPDAETEVTEQRDKPKVLILGSGPNRIGQGIEFDYSCVHAAMALRAAGYETVMVNCNPETVSTDYDTSDRLYFEPLTFEDVLEVFHSEQRSGTVAGVIVQLGGQTPLGLARRLADAGVPVVGTPPHAIHLAEERGAFGQVLADAGLPAPKYGMATSFAQAKAIADEIGYPVLVRPSYVLGGRGMEIVYDEETLGGYIERATEVSPEHPVLVDRFLDDAIEIDVDALYDGTEVFIGGVMEHIEEAGVHSGDSACALPPITLGESDIDAVRRSTLAIAEGIGVRGLLNVQYALKDDVLYVLEANPRASRTVPFVSKATAVPLAKAAARIMLGATVAQLRTEGLLPKTGDGAKLPAHAPVAVKEAVLPFHRFRTPEGKGVDSLLGPEMKSTGEVMGIDVSFGMAYAKSQTASYGSLPTSGRVFVSVANRDKRAMIFPVKRLADLGFEVLATAGTAEVLRRNGIPCTIVRKHFEGAENIVDAILAGTVDMIINTPYGNNGPRIDGYEIRTAAVAKDIPCVTTIQGAAAAVHGIEAAIRGDIGVRPLQALQAALRGDA; encoded by the coding sequence ATGCCGAAGAGGACTGATCTCAAGCACGTTCTGGTCATCGGCTCCGGCCCGATCGTCATCGGCCAGGCCTGCGAGTTCGACTACTCCGGCACCCAGGCGTGCCGGGTGCTGCGCGAGGAGGGCCTGCGGGTCTCCCTGGTCAACTCGAACCCGGCGACGATCATGACCGACCCGGAGTTCGCCGACGCCACCTACGTCGAGCCGATCACGCCGGAGTTCGTGGAGAAGGTGATCGCGGCCGAGCGGCCCGACGCCATCCTGGCCACGCTGGGCGGCCAGACCGCGCTGAACACCGCCATTGCGCTGCACGAGCGGGGTGTGCTGGAGAAGTACGACGTCGAGCTGATCGGCGCGGACATCGACGCCATCCAGCGCGGCGAGGACCGGCAGATCTTCAAGGACCTGGTCCGCCGGATCGGCGGGGACGTGCCGCGCAGCGCGGTGTGCAAGACCATGGACGACGTCCGGGCGACCGTGGCCGAGCTGGGCCTGCCGGTCGTCATCCGGCCGTCGTTCACCATGGGCGGCCTCGGCTCGGGCATGGCGCACACCCCGGAGGAGCTGGAGCGGTTGGCCGCGAGCGGCCTGGCCGAGTCCCCGGTCACCGAGGTGCTGATCGAGGAGAGCGTGCTCGGCTGGAAGGAGTACGAGCTGGAGCTGATGCGCGACCGCAACGACAACGTGGTGGTCGTCTGCTCCATCGAGAACATCGACCCGATGGGCGTGCACACCGGCGACTCGGTCACCGTGGCCCCGGCGATGACGCTCACCGACCGCGAGTTCCAGCACATGCGCGACGTCGGCATCGCGGTCATCCGCGAGGTCGGGGTGGACACCGGCGGCTGCAACATCCAGTTCGCCATCAACCCGGAGAACGGCCGCATGGTCGTCATCGAAATGAACCCGCGGGTGTCCCGTTCGTCCGCCCTGGCGTCGAAGGCGACCGGTTTCCCGATCGCCAAGATCGCCGCGAAACTCGCCATCGGCTACACCCTGGACGAGATCCGCAACGACATCACCGGGGAAACGCCCGCGAGTTTCGAGCCGACGCTCGACTACGTCGTGGTGAAGATCCCGCGGTTCGCGTTCGAGAAGTTCCCCGGCGCCGACCGCACCCTCACCACGACCATGAAATCGGTCGGCGAGGCCATGTCCATCGGCCGCAGCTTCATCGAGGCGATGGGCAAGGCGCTGCGGTCCATGGAGACCAAGGCCGCGGGCTTCTGGACCACGCCGGACCCGGACGAGACGCTGGAGTCCACTCTGGACGCCCTGCGCACCGGGCACGACGGCCGCCTCTACACGGTGGACCGCGCGCTGCGCCTGGGCGCGACGATCGAGCAGGTCCACGAGGCCTCGCGGATCGACCCGTGGTTCCTCGAGCAGCTCGCCTGGCTGGTCGAGCTGCGCCGGGAGATCGAGACCGCGCCGGTGCTGGACGAGCGGTTGCTGCGCAAGGCCAAGCGGGCCGGCCTGTCCGACCGGCAGGTCGCCGCGCTGCGCCCGGAGCTGGCCGGCGAGGACGGCGTCCGCGCCCTGCGCCACCGCCTGGGCGTGCGGCCGGTGTTCAAGACGGTCGACACGTGCGCCGCCGAGTTCGCCGCCCGGACCCCGTACCACTACTCGGCCTACGAGCTCGACCCCGACGCCGAGACCGAGGTGACCGAGCAGCGCGACAAGCCGAAGGTGCTGATCCTCGGCTCCGGCCCGAACCGGATCGGGCAGGGCATCGAGTTCGACTACTCGTGCGTGCACGCGGCCATGGCGCTGCGCGCGGCCGGGTACGAGACCGTGATGGTCAACTGCAACCCGGAGACCGTCTCCACCGACTACGACACCTCGGACCGGCTGTACTTCGAGCCGCTGACGTTCGAGGACGTGCTGGAGGTGTTCCACTCCGAGCAGCGCTCCGGCACGGTCGCGGGCGTGATCGTGCAGCTCGGCGGCCAGACGCCGCTGGGCCTCGCGCGGCGGCTCGCGGACGCGGGCGTGCCGGTCGTGGGCACCCCGCCGCACGCCATCCACCTCGCCGAGGAGCGCGGCGCGTTCGGCCAGGTCCTCGCCGACGCCGGGCTGCCCGCCCCGAAGTACGGCATGGCGACGTCGTTCGCGCAGGCCAAGGCCATCGCCGACGAGATCGGCTACCCGGTGCTGGTGCGGCCGTCGTACGTGCTCGGCGGGCGCGGCATGGAGATCGTCTACGACGAGGAGACGCTGGGTGGCTACATCGAGCGCGCCACCGAGGTCAGCCCGGAGCACCCGGTGCTGGTCGACCGGTTCCTCGACGACGCCATCGAGATCGACGTGGACGCCCTCTACGACGGCACCGAGGTGTTCATCGGTGGCGTGATGGAGCACATCGAGGAGGCGGGCGTGCACTCCGGCGACTCGGCGTGCGCCCTGCCCCCGATCACCCTGGGCGAGTCGGACATCGACGCGGTCCGGCGCTCGACGCTGGCCATCGCCGAGGGCATCGGCGTGCGCGGCCTGCTCAACGTGCAGTACGCGCTGAAGGACGACGTGCTGTACGTCCTGGAGGCCAACCCGCGCGCCTCGCGCACCGTCCCGTTCGTCTCCAAGGCCACGGCGGTGCCGCTGGCCAAGGCCGCCGCCCGGATCATGCTCGGCGCGACCGTGGCCCAGCTGCGGACCGAGGGGCTGCTGCCGAAGACCGGCGACGGCGCGAAGCTGCCCGCGCACGCCCCGGTCGCGGTCAAGGAGGCCGTGCTGCCGTTCCACCGGTTCCGCACGCCGGAGGGCAAGGGCGTGGACTCGCTGCTCGGCCCGGAGATGAAGTCGACCGGCGAGGTCATGGGCATCGACGTGTCGTTCGGCATGGCCTACGCGAAGTCCCAGACCGCCTCCTACGGCTCCCTGCCCACGTCGGGGCGGGTGTTCGTGTCGGTGGCCAACCGGGACAAGCGGGCCATGATCTTCCCGGTCAAGCGGCTCGCCGACCTGGGCTTCGAGGTGCTGGCCACCGCCGGCACGGCCGAGGTGCTGCGCCGCAACGGCATCCCGTGCACGATCGTGCGCAAGCACTTCGAGGGCGCCGAGAACATCGTCGACGCGATCCTCGCCGGCACCGTCGACATGATCATCAACACGCCGTACGGCAACAACGGGCCGCGCATCGACGGCTACGAGATCCGCACCGCGGCCGTGGCCAAGGACATCCCGTGCGTGACCACGATCCAGGGCGCGGCGGCGGCCGTGCACGGCATCGAGGCCGCCATCCGCGGTGACATCGGCGTGCGGCCCCTCCAGGCGCTCCAGGCGGCCCTGAGGGGTGACGCGTGA
- the pyrF gene encoding orotidine-5'-phosphate decarboxylase yields MAEAVAEHGPLCVGIDPHPGLLASWGLPQDAAGLERFALTCVEAFAGRVALVKPQAAFFEAHGSRGVAVLERVIADLRGSGTLVLVDAKRGDIGSTMAAYAAAYLTEGSPLAGDAVTVSPFLGFGSLDPAREAAAASGRGLFVLALTSNPEGASVQRAVGADGRSVAQSIVAAAARANAGAQPFGDVGLVVGATLHELGVDLSDLGGYVLAPGFGAQGATVADLRALFGPELRGVLPTSSRDVLKHGPETAKLRSAVDVVRRSLEM; encoded by the coding sequence ATGGCGGAGGCCGTCGCCGAGCACGGACCCCTGTGCGTGGGCATCGACCCGCACCCCGGCCTGCTGGCGTCCTGGGGGCTGCCCCAGGACGCCGCGGGGCTGGAGCGGTTCGCGCTGACCTGCGTGGAGGCGTTCGCCGGGCGGGTGGCGCTGGTGAAGCCGCAGGCGGCGTTCTTCGAGGCGCACGGCTCGCGGGGCGTGGCGGTGCTCGAACGCGTCATCGCCGACCTGCGGGGCAGCGGCACGCTGGTCCTCGTGGACGCGAAGCGCGGCGACATCGGCTCGACCATGGCCGCGTACGCCGCGGCCTACCTCACCGAGGGCTCGCCGCTGGCCGGCGACGCGGTCACCGTGTCGCCGTTCCTCGGGTTCGGCTCGCTCGACCCGGCGCGGGAAGCCGCCGCTGCGAGCGGTCGCGGACTATTCGTGCTCGCGTTGACTTCGAATCCCGAGGGTGCCTCCGTGCAGCGCGCGGTGGGTGCCGACGGGCGTTCCGTGGCGCAGTCGATCGTGGCCGCCGCGGCCCGTGCCAACGCGGGCGCGCAGCCGTTCGGCGACGTCGGCCTGGTGGTCGGCGCGACCCTGCACGAACTCGGCGTCGACCTCTCCGACCTGGGCGGATACGTCCTGGCGCCGGGGTTCGGGGCGCAGGGCGCGACGGTCGCGGACCTGCGCGCGCTGTTCGGGCCCGAGCTGCGCGGGGTGCTCCCGACGTCCTCCCGGGACGTGCTCAAGCACGGCCCGGAAACCGCAAAACTGCGGTCGGCGGTGGACGTCGTCCGGCGCTCCCTGGAGATGTGA
- the mihF gene encoding integration host factor, actinobacterial type codes for MALPQLTEEQRAAALEKAAAARRARAELKERLKRGGTTLTDVLKAAESDEVLGKMKVSALLEALPGVGKVRAQQIMERLEIAPSRRLRGLGERQRKALLTEFSGE; via the coding sequence GTGGCCCTTCCCCAGCTTACCGAGGAGCAGCGGGCCGCAGCGCTGGAGAAGGCTGCTGCCGCTCGTCGCGCTCGGGCTGAGCTCAAGGAGCGCCTCAAGCGTGGCGGCACGACCCTGACGGACGTGCTGAAGGCCGCCGAGAGCGACGAGGTCCTTGGCAAGATGAAGGTGTCCGCGCTGCTCGAGGCGCTTCCGGGCGTCGGCAAGGTGCGTGCGCAGCAGATCATGGAGCGCCTTGAGATCGCTCCGTCCCGTCGGCTGCGCGGCCTGGGTGAGCGGCAGCGCAAGGCGCTGCTCACCGAGTTCAGCGGCGAGTGA
- the gmk gene encoding guanylate kinase, with translation MSDGTGVGSGVRARPRLTVLSGPSGVGKSSVLAELRRMGPEIHFSVSVTTRKPRPGEVDGVHYHFVDAAEFREMVARGEFLEHAEFAGNCYGTPSAPVVRALAAGTPSLLEIELQGARQVRVAMPEAQLVMLAPPSWEDLVGRLTGRGTEDPAVVARRLEIAREELAAEPEFDEVVVNDDVRSAAERLLNLVVGPAPDA, from the coding sequence GTGAGTGATGGCACCGGGGTGGGGTCGGGCGTTCGCGCCCGGCCCCGCCTCACCGTTCTGTCCGGGCCGTCCGGCGTCGGCAAGTCCAGCGTGCTGGCCGAGCTGCGCCGGATGGGACCGGAGATCCACTTCAGCGTCTCGGTGACCACCAGGAAGCCGAGGCCGGGCGAGGTCGACGGGGTGCACTACCACTTCGTCGACGCCGCCGAGTTCCGCGAGATGGTCGCCCGGGGCGAGTTCCTGGAGCACGCCGAGTTCGCGGGCAACTGCTACGGCACCCCCAGCGCGCCGGTCGTGCGGGCCCTCGCGGCCGGCACGCCGTCCCTGCTGGAGATCGAGCTGCAGGGCGCCCGGCAGGTCCGGGTCGCGATGCCGGAGGCGCAGCTGGTCATGCTGGCCCCGCCGTCGTGGGAGGACCTGGTCGGCCGGCTGACCGGCCGCGGCACCGAGGACCCCGCCGTGGTCGCGCGCCGGCTGGAGATCGCCAGGGAGGAACTGGCGGCCGAACCGGAGTTCGACGAGGTCGTGGTGAACGACGACGTGCGGTCCGCCGCCGAGCGCTTGCTAAACTTGGTGGTCGGCCCGGCGCCCGACGCGTGA
- the rpoZ gene encoding DNA-directed RNA polymerase subunit omega: MTTHTELGPLSGTPEGITNPPIDDLLEQVSSKYALVIYAAKRARQINDYYAQLGEGLLEYVGPLVEPGPREKPLSIALREIHAGLLEHTEGE, encoded by the coding sequence GTGACCACGCACACCGAGCTGGGCCCGCTCTCGGGTACTCCGGAGGGCATCACCAACCCCCCGATCGACGACCTCTTGGAGCAGGTCAGCTCGAAGTACGCGCTGGTGATCTACGCGGCCAAGCGCGCGCGCCAGATCAACGACTACTACGCGCAGCTCGGTGAGGGCCTGCTCGAGTACGTCGGCCCGCTGGTCGAGCCGGGCCCGCGCGAGAAGCCGCTGTCGATCGCGCTCCGGGAGATCCACGCGGGTCTCCTCGAGCACACCGAGGGCGAGTGA
- the coaBC gene encoding bifunctional phosphopantothenoylcysteine decarboxylase/phosphopantothenate--cysteine ligase CoaBC, which yields MTEPVAAPDRPTVILGVGGGIAAYKACEVLRRLTESGHAVRVVPTDGALKFVGAATFEALSGQPVQTGVFEDVPSVPHVKLGQNADLVVVAPATANLIAKAAHGLADDLLTNTLLTARCPVLLVPAMHTEMWEHPATRANVALLRSRGVVVAEPASGRLTGKDTGKGRLPEPAEIVDLARLLLARPDALPRDLEGVHVAVSAGGTREPLDPVRYLGNRSSGRQGWALARVAAQRGARVTLVAAHTADLVTPAGVDVRRVGSALELRDAMHAVAATADVVVMAAAVADFRPVDLVEHKIKKTDRDPDPVALTRNPDILAELVAARRPGQVVVGFAAETGDASTSVLEYGRAKLKRKGCDWLVVNAVGDGRAFEVEDNAGWLLSADGAETPIPHGSKARLASAVWDAVAPSVER from the coding sequence GTGACCGAGCCCGTCGCCGCCCCCGACCGCCCCACCGTGATCCTCGGGGTGGGCGGGGGCATCGCCGCGTACAAGGCGTGCGAGGTGCTGCGCCGGCTCACCGAGTCCGGTCACGCCGTGCGCGTCGTGCCCACGGACGGCGCGCTGAAGTTCGTCGGCGCGGCCACGTTCGAGGCGCTGTCCGGCCAACCGGTGCAGACCGGGGTGTTCGAGGACGTCCCGTCGGTGCCGCACGTGAAGCTGGGGCAGAACGCCGACCTGGTCGTCGTCGCGCCCGCCACGGCGAACCTGATCGCGAAGGCCGCCCACGGCCTGGCCGACGACCTGCTCACCAACACGCTGCTGACCGCGCGCTGCCCCGTCCTGCTCGTCCCGGCGATGCACACCGAGATGTGGGAGCACCCGGCGACGCGGGCGAACGTGGCGCTGCTGCGCTCGCGCGGCGTGGTCGTGGCCGAGCCCGCCAGCGGCAGGCTGACCGGCAAGGACACCGGCAAGGGCAGGCTGCCCGAGCCCGCCGAGATCGTCGACCTGGCCCGGTTGCTGCTGGCGCGCCCCGACGCGCTGCCGCGCGACCTGGAAGGCGTGCACGTCGCCGTGTCGGCGGGCGGCACGCGTGAGCCGCTGGACCCCGTGCGCTACCTCGGCAACCGCTCGTCCGGCCGGCAGGGCTGGGCGCTGGCCCGGGTCGCCGCCCAGCGCGGCGCGCGGGTGACGCTGGTCGCCGCGCACACCGCGGACCTGGTCACGCCCGCCGGCGTGGACGTCCGGCGGGTCGGCTCGGCGCTGGAGCTGCGCGACGCGATGCACGCCGTCGCCGCCACCGCCGACGTGGTGGTCATGGCCGCCGCCGTCGCCGACTTCCGACCGGTGGACCTGGTCGAGCACAAGATCAAGAAGACCGACCGCGACCCGGACCCGGTCGCGCTCACCCGCAACCCCGACATCCTGGCCGAACTGGTCGCCGCGCGGCGACCCGGCCAGGTCGTGGTCGGGTTCGCCGCCGAGACCGGGGACGCCTCGACGAGCGTGCTGGAGTACGGTCGCGCGAAGCTCAAGCGCAAGGGCTGCGACTGGCTCGTCGTCAACGCCGTCGGCGACGGTCGCGCGTTCGAGGTCGAGGACAACGCCGGCTGGCTGTTGTCCGCCGACGGCGCGGAGACACCCATCCCACACGGCTCGAAGGCGCGCCTGGCGTCCGCGGTGTGGGACGCCGTAGCTCCGTCGGTCGAACGTTGA
- the metK gene encoding methionine adenosyltransferase produces the protein MSQHSSRLFTSESVTEGHPDKICDAISDSILDALLAKDPRSRVAVETMVTTGQVHVAGEVTTEAYADIPSIVRDKIVEIGYDSSAKGFDGYSCGVNVAIGSQSPDIAQGVDTAFEKRVEGAEDEIAKQGAGDQGLMFGYACTDTPELMPLPIALAHRLSRRLTAVRKDGTVPYLRPDGKTQVTIEYAGDQPVRLDTVVVSTQHADGIDLEKLLGVDVRRHVVAPEVDALGLDTTDVRLLVNPTGRFVIGGPMGDAGLTGRKIIVDTYGGMARHGGGAFSGKDPSKVDRSAAYAMRWVAKNAVAAGLATRIEVQVAYAIGKAAPVGLFVETFGTETVDPTKIQQAIGEVFDLRPAAIIRDLDLLRPIYGPTAAYGHFGRTDVELPWESTDRADALRAAAGA, from the coding sequence GTGAGCCAGCACAGCAGCAGGCTGTTCACCAGTGAGTCGGTGACCGAAGGGCACCCGGACAAGATCTGCGACGCCATCAGCGATTCGATCCTCGACGCGTTGCTGGCCAAGGACCCGCGGTCGCGCGTCGCGGTGGAGACCATGGTCACCACGGGCCAGGTGCACGTGGCGGGCGAGGTCACGACCGAGGCCTACGCGGACATCCCGTCGATCGTGCGGGACAAGATCGTCGAGATCGGCTACGACTCGTCGGCCAAGGGCTTCGACGGTTACTCGTGCGGCGTGAACGTGGCGATCGGTTCGCAGTCGCCCGACATCGCGCAGGGTGTGGACACCGCGTTCGAGAAGCGGGTCGAGGGCGCCGAGGACGAGATCGCCAAGCAGGGCGCGGGTGACCAGGGCCTGATGTTCGGCTATGCCTGCACCGACACTCCTGAGCTGATGCCGTTGCCGATCGCGTTGGCGCACCGGTTGTCGCGCCGGTTGACCGCGGTGCGCAAGGATGGCACGGTGCCGTACCTGCGGCCGGACGGCAAGACGCAGGTGACGATCGAGTACGCGGGTGACCAGCCGGTGCGGTTGGACACGGTGGTGGTGTCGACGCAGCACGCGGACGGCATCGACCTGGAGAAGCTGCTGGGTGTGGACGTCCGGCGGCACGTGGTGGCGCCCGAGGTCGACGCGCTGGGTCTGGACACCACCGACGTGCGGTTGCTGGTCAACCCGACGGGTCGGTTCGTGATCGGTGGTCCGATGGGTGACGCGGGCCTGACCGGCCGCAAGATCATCGTGGACACCTACGGCGGTATGGCGCGGCATGGTGGTGGCGCGTTCTCGGGCAAGGACCCGTCGAAGGTGGACCGGTCGGCGGCGTACGCGATGCGCTGGGTGGCGAAGAACGCGGTGGCCGCGGGTCTGGCCACGCGGATCGAGGTGCAGGTGGCGTACGCGATCGGCAAGGCGGCTCCGGTGGGTCTGTTCGTGGAGACCTTCGGCACCGAGACCGTGGACCCGACGAAGATCCAGCAGGCGATCGGCGAGGTGTTCGACCTGCGTCCGGCCGCGATCATCCGCGACCTGGACCTGCTGCGCCCGATCTACGGCCCGACCGCCGCGTACGGCCACTTCGGCCGCACGGACGTCGAGCTGCCGTGGGAGAGCACCGACCGCGCCGACGCCCTGCGCGCCGCCGCCGGCGCCTGA
- a CDS encoding primosomal protein N', with amino-acid sequence MAGKATTRRGERVPAASLPVARVCVDVPLAHLDRPFDYQVSTEQDADAVPGCRVRVRFAGQLVDGYLLERAESSEYGRKLTFLDRVISPEPVLSPEVAELARVVADRYAGSLIDVLRMAVPPRHARVEARPSAEPVPPPEPPSDEGWARYPFGPNLLDALRSGRAARAVWQALPAEDWPARLAEAVASVASTGKGALVVVPDHRDLARLHRACAALVGEAGVVTLAADLGPSERYKRWLAVRRGSVRVVLGPRGAAFAPVHDLGLVAVWDDGDDLHAEPRMPYPNVRDVLVQRSHLTGASLLVGGFARTAEAQLLVDSGWAHEVVATRDALRAVAPRVAAVGESDWQEVKDAAARSARLPSIAFEAARAALAADTPVLIQVPRRGYVPALACGQCRSPARCRRCAGPLALPGGTQDGVPRPAYCRWCGATEAAYRCPNCGSRRLRGQVIGARRTAEELGRAFSGVPVRTSGGDEVLAEVPGGRALVVATPGAEPVAAGGYGAALLLDGWALLGRADLRAAEEALRRWMTAAALVHAAGRVVVVADSSLAPVQALVRWDPVWHARQELAARAELGFPPAVRMATVDGAPDALAGVLEELRLPPTGEVLGPVPLSEDKERALVRVSRTEGRALAAVLGEVLAVRSARKEPDVVRVKLDPLEVL; translated from the coding sequence GTGGCGGGCAAGGCGACGACCAGGCGCGGGGAGCGGGTGCCCGCCGCCTCGCTGCCGGTTGCCCGCGTGTGCGTGGACGTGCCGCTGGCGCACCTCGACCGGCCGTTCGACTACCAGGTCTCCACCGAGCAGGACGCGGACGCCGTCCCCGGCTGCCGGGTGCGGGTGCGGTTCGCGGGCCAGTTGGTGGACGGCTACCTGCTGGAGCGGGCGGAGTCGTCGGAGTACGGGCGGAAGCTGACGTTCCTGGACCGGGTGATCTCGCCGGAGCCCGTGCTGTCGCCGGAGGTGGCGGAGCTGGCGCGGGTGGTGGCAGACCGGTACGCGGGGTCGTTGATCGACGTGCTGCGGATGGCGGTCCCGCCCCGGCACGCGCGGGTGGAGGCCAGGCCCTCCGCCGAGCCCGTGCCGCCGCCGGAGCCGCCGTCGGACGAGGGGTGGGCGCGGTACCCGTTCGGGCCGAACCTGCTGGACGCGCTGCGGTCGGGTCGGGCCGCGCGGGCGGTGTGGCAGGCGCTGCCGGCCGAGGACTGGCCCGCCCGGCTGGCCGAGGCGGTGGCGTCGGTGGCGAGCACCGGCAAGGGCGCGCTGGTGGTCGTGCCCGACCACCGCGACCTGGCCCGGCTGCACCGGGCGTGCGCGGCGCTGGTGGGCGAGGCGGGCGTGGTGACGCTGGCGGCCGACCTCGGGCCGTCCGAGCGGTACAAGCGGTGGCTGGCCGTGCGGCGGGGGTCGGTGCGGGTGGTGCTGGGCCCGCGGGGCGCGGCCTTCGCGCCGGTGCACGACCTCGGGCTGGTCGCGGTCTGGGACGACGGCGACGACCTGCACGCCGAGCCGCGGATGCCGTACCCGAACGTGCGGGACGTGCTGGTGCAGCGCTCGCACCTGACCGGCGCGTCGCTGCTGGTCGGCGGCTTCGCCCGGACCGCCGAGGCGCAGCTGCTGGTGGACAGCGGGTGGGCGCACGAGGTGGTCGCGACCCGCGACGCGCTGCGGGCGGTGGCGCCGCGGGTGGCCGCGGTGGGCGAGAGCGACTGGCAGGAGGTCAAGGACGCGGCGGCGCGGTCGGCGCGGCTGCCGTCCATCGCGTTCGAGGCGGCGCGGGCCGCCCTGGCGGCGGACACACCGGTGCTGATCCAGGTGCCCCGGCGCGGGTACGTGCCCGCGTTGGCGTGCGGCCAGTGCCGGTCGCCGGCCCGCTGCCGCCGGTGCGCGGGCCCGCTGGCGCTGCCGGGTGGCACGCAGGACGGTGTGCCGAGGCCCGCGTACTGCCGGTGGTGCGGTGCGACGGAGGCGGCGTACCGCTGCCCGAACTGCGGATCGCGCCGGCTGCGCGGCCAGGTCATCGGGGCGCGCCGCACGGCCGAGGAGCTGGGCCGCGCGTTCAGCGGGGTGCCGGTCCGCACGTCGGGCGGTGACGAGGTGCTGGCCGAGGTGCCCGGCGGTCGGGCGCTGGTGGTGGCCACGCCGGGCGCGGAGCCGGTCGCGGCGGGCGGCTACGGCGCGGCGCTGCTGCTGGACGGCTGGGCGCTGCTCGGCCGGGCCGACCTGCGCGCGGCGGAGGAGGCGTTGCGCCGGTGGATGACGGCGGCGGCCCTGGTCCACGCGGCCGGCCGGGTCGTCGTGGTCGCGGACTCGTCGCTGGCCCCGGTCCAGGCCCTGGTCCGGTGGGACCCGGTGTGGCACGCGCGGCAGGAGCTGGCGGCGCGCGCCGAGCTCGGGTTCCCGCCCGCAGTGCGGATGGCGACCGTGGACGGCGCGCCGGACGCGCTGGCCGGCGTGCTGGAGGAGCTGCGCCTGCCGCCGACCGGGGAGGTCCTGGGCCCGGTGCCGTTGTCGGAGGACAAGGAACGCGCCCTGGTCCGGGTGTCCCGGACCGAGGGGCGCGCGCTGGCCGCCGTGCTGGGCGAGGTGCTGGCCGTGCGCAGCGCCCGCAAGGAGCCGGACGTGGTGCGGGTGAAGCTCGACCCCCTCGAAGTCCTGTGA